CCCTGCTGGTGATGGCCAACGGCCAGGCAGGCAACCCGAAAATCAATAAAAAGGGCGCGGACTATGACACCTTCAAGGAAGCACTGGATTATGTGAATATGACGCTGGCGAAGATGATGGCCGGAGACGGAGAGGGCGCCACCGCCCTGTTTGAGGTAAAAGTTGTGCACGCGGACACGAAGGAACATGCGGCAGTCATCGCCAAATCCGTCATCACCTCTTCTCTGACGAAGGCGGCCATTTTTTGGACATGACGCCAACTGGGGCAGGATTCTGTGCGCTATGGGGTATTCCGGTGCCCAGTTCGATCCCGAGGCCGTGGAACTCTGGTTTGAGAGCAAGGCTGGCAAGATCCTCATTTACAAGGATGGTGTGGCTGCGGATTACAGCGAGGAGGAAGCAACAAAGATTCTCTCCGAGCCTGAGGTGACGGTCATCGCAGACCTGAAAATGGGCGAGGCAGAGGCGACGGCCTGGGGCTGTGACCTGACCTACGATTACGTGAAGATCAATGCGGATTATCGTTCTTAAGAGGAGGATGAAAAAATGGAAAACGGCATGCACGAATGGATGCAGAAAGCGGAGGTGCTCATCGAGGCGCTCCCCTATATTCAGCGGTTTAACCGGAAGATCATTGTGGTAAAATACGGCGGCAGCGCCATGGTGGATGAAAATATCAAGAAAAACGTCATCAAGGATGTAACCCTGTTGAAACTGGTTGGATTTAAGCCCATCATTGTCCACGGCGGCGGCAAGGAGATCAGCCGGTGGGTGGGCAAGGTAGGCATGGAAGCCCAGTTTGTCAACGGCCTGCGGGTGACGGATGCGGACACCATGGAAATCGCGGAGATGGTGCTGAACAAGGTAAACAAAGGTCTGGTACAGATGGTGGAAGAGCTGGGTGTCCGGGCAGTCGGCATCAGCGGAAAGGACGGCGGCCTTCTGCATGTACAGAAGCGCTATTCTGACGGCAAAGACATCGGCTATGTGGGCGAGATCACCCAGGTGCACCCG
Above is a window of Oscillospiraceae bacterium NTUH-002-81 DNA encoding:
- the argB gene encoding acetylglutamate kinase gives rise to the protein MENGMHEWMQKAEVLIEALPYIQRFNRKIIVVKYGGSAMVDENIKKNVIKDVTLLKLVGFKPIIVHGGGKEISRWVGKVGMEAQFVNGLRVTDADTMEIAEMVLNKVNKGLVQMVEELGVRAVGISGKDGGLLHVQKRYSDGKDIGYVGEITQVHPEVLYDLLEKDFLPIVCPIGMDDNYDTYNINADDAACAIARAVKAEKLAFLTDIEGVYKDPADKSTLISELHVSEAKELIGQGYIGGGMLPKLNNCIDAIENGVSRVHILDGRILHCLLLEIFTNKGIGTAILGEGEGKYYHEEQ